The DNA region AGGCTTACACCCCAGACTCGTACGAACAGGCAATGCCTAGCCCGACGCAGGTCCCGCGCTCGACTTCCTTGTCAACCCACCCTATCGGTCCCCGCACCGACCCCCCCATCCGATCCAAGACTGACGCAGACCGCATCAAGTacaagcagcagcaggagttGATCCGCCAGTCACAGTTTGGCGGTCTCCGGGCTGACGCCTTCCCCCAGGATTCCGACCCTGCGCTGCTCGATCTCCCTACCATCCCCGCAGCCCGACGCAAGAAGTTCAACCCGGCCAAGTTGTCGTCTGACCATTTCAAGAGATGTGCGGAGCCGTGGGCACTCAGCGCGGTTGTTGCTTGGATTCGAGAGATGGGCGAGGGTGAGACGGACCTAAAGGAGCACGCTATCGTGGATGCGATTGTGGCGCTCTTCACGCACAAGGTTCCGACAATGAACATCGCCGATGCGGAGACGCTAGCTGCTCGCGTGGTCAAGAACAtgttggcggaggaggccTTGATTAAAGATGAGGAATGGGTTAAGTTTGGTAACGGGACGCTATCTGGCGTGCTGTTCCAGATCACAGGGACAGGATGCTACTCGTCGCGATTGCACGAGCAGGAAACGGAAGTGTTTGGTCGCTGTTACTCGCACCACTGCATGCGGACGCTGAAGAAGGTCAACTTGAAGGCGCAGATGATGGAGCCGCAGAAGAAGATCGAGGACTGGGTGACCTTCTACAAGGTTCCCAAGGAGGTATGGGAGTCGTATCCGAAGAAGGAAATCGATCGCCAGAATAACCTGCACGAGATTGTCACCACGGAAGATGCCTATATCGGACAATTGGATATATTACGGGAACTGTATCGTGATCAGCTGGCAGCTATACAACCGTCCATCATCACGCCGAAGCGACTGAACAAGTTCTTAGCCGATGTCTTTGGACGAGTCGATAGCGTGAAACGCGCCAATGAGGACTTTCTTCTCGCGCAGCTTAAATACCGCCAGAAAGAACAGGGCCCGTTCATTGTTGGATTCAGCGATATCTTCCGAGAATGGATCCGGAAGGCCAAGGCAACGTACGTCGAGTATGCGGGTACTTTCCCATATGCCAATTTCCTTGTTCGCCGGGAGTCCGAGCGGAATGTGCATTTTAGACAGTTCTTGAACCAGGCGCGGGATCACAAGTCGTCGCAGCGTTTGTCGTGGGATACGTATCTCAAGGCTCCAATTACGAGGATCCAGCGGTATACGTTGTTACTTTCGACGATTTATAAGAACACAGTCAAGGACTCGGAGGAGAAGTCGAATCTTGCGCAAGCGATCGAGGAGATCAAGCAAGTTGCGTTGGAGTGTGATAACAAGGTCGGTGAGATGAGCAAGAAGGTTGATCTTGTTGAGCTTTCGACGAAGCTGCAACTTAGACCggagatgaagaaagaagtGGAGTTGAACCTCGAGCACCTGGGTCGCGAGATTATCTTCCGGGGTGACTTGCAGCGGCCAGGGACGAGAACTCGGTTCCTTGTCGATACGCATGCCATTCTGTTTGACCATTATTTTGTCTTGGCGAAGAGCGTCACGGCCCGTGATTCATCTAGGACAGCCAAGTTTGAGTATTTCGATATCTCGAAACTGCCTATTCCGATGGACCTGCTTGTTCTCGAAAGTACCAATGATGATCCAGTTGTGAAATCGTCTGTCCGTGGTGTTTCCACAGTCACGCCTCCACATGCTGCGCGCGCAAATACAATGGGACCGAACCCTTTAGCACATACCAACAGCACCAATTCTCTGGTCCCGAGTACGGTCCTCGAAAGTCCTAAGGACGACAAGATCCTGTACCCGTTCAAGATCAAGCACTTGGGTAAGAACGGGACGTACACGCTGTACGCCTTTTCCGCCCAGAACCGCGCAGAATGGTGCGACATGATTACCGAAGCGAAAACGAAGCACGCTGCTGCGCTGTATGCCCAGAATGCAGAGCCATTCCGGCTGCGGGTGTTGGCGGACACTGCATTCGCGAACTCTGATCACCACGCCGGGTCCAAGAGTGTGACTATCGAGGGCACGCCGCTGGACCGCGCCATCAAGTCTGTGGAGGAGAAATATGCGGGCCCTGGACCTAGGCCGCTGCCGATTTGCAAGACGAATGTCAACTGTGCTACTGTATTCCAGCAACCGCCTGGGCGGATGATGTGTGCTATTGGGACGGATAATGGTGTTTATTTGTCGGAGTATAATGACCCCCGTGGTTGGGTTAGGGTATGTCACCGCCCCCTTTCTACCGTAGAAAGAAGCTAACAAACCAGACCATCCCCATCGGCCGAGTCACCCAAATCGCCGTCTTCGAAGAATTCAAcgccttcctcctcatctccGACCGCTCCCTAATCGCCTATCACCTTGACGTCGTCTGCCCCGCAAACGGCGTCTCCCAACCTCCCAACGAATCCGCCCGCCGCGCCCCCCAAAAGCTTTCCGGTCGTGAAGTCGGCTTCTTCGCCGCCGGCCGCATGAAAGACCGCCTGTTGATCATGTACAAGAAACGCGACGGTCTCTCCTCCACCTTCAAAGTCCTCGAGCCCGTCCTCCAgaaatcatcctcctccaaaCACCGCTTCTTCACACACATCCACGCCCGCCGCTCGCAGACAGAGTTCTTCCGCGAATATGACGAGTTCTACATCCCCGCCGAGTCCTACGCTATCAACATGTTCCACTCGTCCCTCGCCATCTCAACACACCGCGGTATCGAAATCCTAACCATCGACAAGAAACAAACCTGGTCCGTCCCGGACTTCCGCTCCGAACAACCAGACACACAAGCCTACCTCTCTTCCATCGCCCAgcgcatcaaagacctccgCCCCCTGGGCATGTTCCGTCTCTCAGACAGTGAATTCCTAGTCGCCTATGCCGAATGTGCCGTCTACGTCAACAAACACGGCGATGTAAGCAGAAGCGTGGTCATGGAGTTCGTCGGCCGCGCACATACAGCCTGTCTGTATGGGAaattcctcatcctcttcaacgAGGATTTTGTCGAAGTCCGCAACGCTATGAACGGCCGTCTGCGCCAGGTCATTCCGGGCCATAACGTTGTCTGCCTTGACGATGGCAGTAGTCTTCCTGGTTCTGGAGCCGGAATGGGAATGGGGATGCCGGCTGCGGGGCTGGGGAGTGGGCTGATGATTGGTGCCTCGGGGGCGATGATGGGGCATACGGTTAAGATATGCATGCAGCATCCGGAGTACGAGAGGGGGCAGCTTGTGTTGGAGCTGGTGGAGAATGAGGGGCAGAAGGATTAGCCCCCTCCCCCCTTTCCTGGTTTTGAGTTGCGTTGGTGCTTGAGGCTGTTGATTTGCATTTTTGTCTATGTATGAATGAGGCCTGCTTATGTTTTGATGTTTTATTTTTGGAAAATACCCCGCTGCATCTTGTGTCTTGTCTTGCATACTGCATATCTGCATATCTGCATACTGGTACATACATACTTATGTGTATATACGAACTTCTAGAGTTACTGGCAGTTTCGCCTTCTGGGTGCCGCTGCTTTTATGAGGGTGCTCTTGTGAGAAAGATGCACACTGGGGACGCTTTACTCCAGTCCACAATGAGTATTCATAACTATTGTACACATGCGAGTGCTTGAGCTAGAGTGCTTGCTCTATCTAGTTACCGTATACACGCTAACTTCTAATACCTCGCTTGTCTCGTCAACGTGTTAAGAATCAAGTAGGCTCGACGACTTACCGCATTGATTATGAATCTCAGCAACCCTCAAGTTTTCAACTGCATCTCTTTAATGATATTGCCTTAACTATGCTTATTATCACCTTTTGTGTGTTATGACCAAGAGTCAGAGACCCCTGCAAAAACATGACGAGGCTGAGACTGCGATGCACAGCCTTGCAGATCAGGACCATTCCCCTTAAAACTGGCATTCACGGATCCTGTCACAATCATGGATTTTCTACACAACTGCGACATACGACGAGATGGATATGGCATCGCTGACGCCAACATGGCATCCGCGCGTGGATGAGAGAGAAAGCATCGATAGTCGGGAGCCTTCAACAGTCATCCCATCGTCCCACGAAGACGCCGACCGAAATCCTGACAAGCCAATTAAGTCATTGTCCAGCAAGATTAATGACTACTGGATCTGGGAAATTCTATCATGTATTCTCAGTCTGGTTGCTCTGGCTGCCATTGTTGTCGTTCAAGAATGAGGTGtgcttcttttttctttttttttctttttcccttcCGGATACCAAATAGGATTTAAATTGACCTGGGCTTCAGACAATCTGCCGCAATTGGTGCCATGATTACGGTTTTGTCCATCGGGGTAGGGCCTTTTGTGCAACAGATGGCTACTGTTAGGAATGCCCGCGTTGACTGATATCCCGGCAGCCACATCCCGAACCGAAGTATTCAGAGATATAGGACCTTTTGGCACGCGGCCAACATCAAACATGATTTTTGGCATTTATAATACCGTATCGGCTGATCCAGACAATACAACCCCCAATGCATTTCATACTGCCGTCACACCGTACTGTCCGACTGGAAACTGCGACATCCTTCCATTTAGAACACTCGCCGTCTGTTCTCAGTGCATAGATGTTTCGCATCTGCTGTCTATGAGGGAAGAAAAGCGATCGTGTGATTCATCATCGATTGCCAGCTTCTTCCTGCCCAATGGCGTGCACCTGAATAGGACCATCACATCCTCAAGCTTGGTTTCGACTGGTACGGGAACGAAACCTCGCCCTGGTATTAAGAACTATGGTGAAAGTGTCCTTCTGAATCGTTCAATTATTAGTATTTCTCAGGAAGCACCCTCGTCCAGTGCGACTGCCAATCATTGCTCATTGTACTGGTGCATCAACACATATTCCACCAGCGTGAAAGACAACAAAGTGAAAGAGACCCTGCTGGATACCTACCATGATGCAGGGGCTCGGTACTATCTAGGGCACCTTGACCTACTCCTACCAGCCAAGGGAAACTCATCAGCATCCATCTTCACTGTCGAGGATGACGCCTCCAAGCCTCTCACCCAATGGCTTGTTGATAAACTTCAGTTCAACAATACCCCTCCAGTTTGGTGTAGTCCGCGTGGCACAAGCATGTTGGAAAAATCAAAAGAAACCGAGTTCGTCCAAGTTCTGTTAAATGCCTCCATTCCTGATTCCTTCAGCAAGATTGCGGCAGGGATCACAAAACATGTGCGAAGCGAAACAAGCAAATTCCAGGAATCAGCGATTGGAAGTTCCGGAATAGAATGGAACTACTCACCTCTCGAACCTGCGCGTGGGACATCTTGGACCGTGCAGACCCAGCTCCACGTCCGCTGGGCGTGGATAACACTTCCTGTCGTGTTAGCAATCTTGACCAtgatcttcctcctcatgaCTGCATTGCAAAGCAGGAAAAGGGGTCTGGATGTCTGGAAGTCGTCGACTATCCCGCTTCTTTATTCAGGGTTGAACCCAGGCATTCAGCGAGAACTACGGGCGGTTGTTGATCCGATGCAGACGGAAGGTCTTGCATGTCGAGTACGCGTGTGGCTTCTCAAGCCTGAGAATACCAGTGAGACATGGCGACTTGATGCAATGGACAGCATGAAGCGTTCGAATGATGTTTGGCATGAAATATCAACATCTACTTAGCTATAATACTCCCCTCCTAACTTCCCATTTCAATACGAAGTGAACGCCCACTTCGGTAGTCTGATACACTGTAGCCCCTATTGATTACCGAGCTTTCTTTTGGCGACCTTTCAGCACTCCTTAATACCCATATACCACTTGATCTTGGGACTCGAGTCCCAAGATACATACATGAGGCATAGGATATACAATGCCACCAGATACCAAGTGAAAAACGATGTTACCTCCAAAACCCTGGACAACCATGTCGCTGCGCTATGGTATACCACCGAAACTCGAGCTAGTAATCAAGGGAACTACCACTGGCCAACACCAGGGACTAAAAGATCCTCGGGAAAGATAATACATGTAAATTCTGTTCCGACCAGAGTACAACGCAGTTAAGAAACAGGAAGAAataggaaaagaaaataatcTAAACGACAGAGAGGCTAGATAAACCAACAGCGACAAATTCAACGATGGCACCAGTATTAACATAACAACActtgaaagaaaagagaatcCAAAAGAAAAGGGAGGGTAAGATTGTGAGTTTGGGAGGGGGAGAGgatgaaagaaaggaaagacgGAGATCTGCAAGAAAGGCAAGGAGAATCACGACTCAAACTCAACAACCTTACTAACAACAGTCCCATGTTCAGCAGAAGGCGACTCACTGCCCTTTGGACTTCCACCATTACTACCTTGTGCATGACTCTCCGTCTTCTCCGCCTTCGCCCCCTGCTCCTCCTGCTTATCATCACTATCCAACAAACTCGCTTCGTCCTTTCCCCGCACACTAACAACCTCCGCCCCCTCCAACAAATCCCGATCTGCCTCGCGCACACTCCGTCGTTCTGGATCCGCGCCGTACGCCCCAGCGCCCCAGCTAGAAATCCCGCCGACGATAGCAGGCGAGGGAGTAGTTTCGCTGCCGCGCAGGTGATGGTGctcatcttcctcgtcttcctcgtcgtcctcgtcttcgcGGTGTACGGCGCTGCGCTCGAGATCGCGTTGTGCTTCGTCCATGCGTTTCTTGACTTCTGCGGCCATCCGGATGCCGTCGGAGACGATGTTGTCCAGGACACCGCGTAGGCCTTTGCCTGGTGGGACGATGCCGCCTGAGGCGCCGGCGACGGAGACGctggaggaggcggagaatTGGGGCTTGGGGATGTTGAGGTTGGAGAAGGTGGTTAGGTttgaggagagggaggaggaggcgaTGGAGGCGGGGTGCGAGGGGTGGTCGAAGAGGTGGAAGGAGGTGGGGAAGAAGGAGTCGAAGAATTGCTCGAGAAGTTCGTCGGCGAGGATGACCATGCGGAATGTGGGCAGGGTGATGTGGAGGGGGTTGTTGGGGTCGAGTGCGAGGTTTGCAGATTCTGAGGCGGCGCGGTTGCGGGCTTCTTGGTCGTCTTTTTCGGGCTCTGGGGTGTCTGTTGCTGAGTCGCGGTTGGGATTTCCGCCAACGTCGATTAgatcttcttcgtcttcaccaatgctgaatgagcCCAGCTTATCGGCTGCTTCGTCTGCCCTCTCAGCAGTCGCCTTTACGTTCTCAGGATGACTAGGGTCGGCATATTCGAAGCAACGACGAATGAAAGAGCTGACGCTGCCCAAGAACCGCTCCTCGGTAGACAGCTTATCATTATCGATTTGCTCCGCGTCATGACCTCCATTTAGTTCTTCCAGAGGCTGACTAGGGGCAACCGTGCCTTCAAAGCCTCTCCGTGAGAGGAAAAGCAAGGTCTCCGAAATTCTAAGGATACCCTCCCGATCAACGGTACCATTTCCAGTGTCGTCGTAGAGGTTGAAGAAGTAATTGATGTTGTTCATGATATCACGAGGACCCTTCAGGCGAGCCAGTCCATTGACCACGTTCTGCAAACTCAAGCCTTCCGATGGGTCAGTTGCCCATTTGCGGTACAGACGCTGCATGAACTCATGGTCTGCTGGATCAGGTTTGTTCAGAGAGGACGACGATCTGTTGAAGCCCCTAAAGCCCATGTAGTTCGGCTCAGCCGTTGACCCCTTCCTGGATGGTCCGGAAGAGTCAGAAACTGCCCATCTGCATGTGGCGGCAAGGAAGTCTTGGAAGGCGGCATAGTCCATATGCGTTGGACTGGGGCCAAGGCCAACCCGTCCAACCTCTCTGTCGACAGGAGGTCCAAGAACCGAAGTCCGCTcgatcttcttcttttcctggcgtttcttctcttcgtcaatgactctttttttttgctgaCGGTCGTAGAGAACCTCGTAGAAACGATCGTAGATAACTCCCAGATCATCCATGCTGAGGCGCTTGCTCTCTGGGCCGAGGTTTCGGATAGAAGTACGCTTGGCAAAGCTTTCGATGTTTTCGAGAACAGCGTTCTTGTGCTTCTCACGTAGCTCCGTGACTGTACTGTGTGTGATGCCAGAGAACTCCTTGAATGCAACCACCATCAACTCCTGGAAACGAGTGATAGCTCTGAGCTTGGGGTTCTCA from Aspergillus chevalieri M1 DNA, chromosome 2, nearly complete sequence includes:
- a CDS encoding uncharacterized protein (TransMembrane:1 (o239-261i)); the encoded protein is MREEKRSCDSSSIASFFLPNGVHLNRTITSSSLVSTGTGTKPRPGIKNYGESVLLNRSIISISQEAPSSSATANHCSLYWCINTYSTSVKDNKVKETLLDTYHDAGARYYLGHLDLLLPAKGNSSASIFTVEDDASKPLTQWLVDKLQFNNTPPVWCSPRGTSMLEKSKETEFVQVLLNASIPDSFSKIAAGITKHVRSETSKFQESAIGSSGIEWNYSPLEPARGTSWTVQTQLHVRWAWITLPVVLAILTMIFLLMTALQSRKRGLDVWKSSTIPLLYSGLNPGIQRELRAVVDPMQTEGLACRVRVWLLKPENTSETWRLDAMDSMKRSNDVWHEISTST
- a CDS encoding putative Rho guanyl nucleotide exchange factor (COG:T;~EggNog:ENOG410Q10U;~InterPro:IPR000219,IPR041675,IPR001180,IPR035899, IPR001849;~PFAM:PF15405,PF00780,PF00621;~go_function: GO:0005085 - guanyl-nucleotide exchange factor activity [Evidence IEA]) — protein: MSYSSGRQAASPNRYELYTPQQTQPPPLQRMPSYDAGDDAGFFNSPRLQSLRTMDWDTRYGGGVNGETQGADAWEDRYGAGTSPRASHGRNLSQGSSRYQYAPSISTSRPYNPQEFALPPTPSQFGFNNVTYSSSGTLSNAGHQPYNPAAYQPAGLAGYGGSQNVQRQASTMASPYAQTPSTPLSFGLPSQQIPPPPPPRGPDHPYGSRPSVSYSAGSADGLYGSGAAAPSQLAYSTTSGSSLSNSTAYASRDSITATSLGSISSRSYSRGSQGAAYVPQSPRRTAPTTYNELPPEPPAHSTPTEDIFAKRPSFSRPASGRSLPTPPGQQSPRRTDTLTRHPQSRPLPGPPVETDLDAAPAPLAGTSGIGDLHTGPEEEMNYDDLMKEVEAAVMDGRIGLAGRHNSGGSRSGHPQAIEEEVDEMLIPSPQHASDDRHTNGNMATGTGQYVNYDAYSDESDAEAAAGLAMLQMAEEEERAEESRLRERARRETNDSIFSAYAARSSDRAPSPRDDLYAHYDNGYTPQMHYGHDEYYDGPEYVDEVDDHDRVAAGVSGLYRDSEMSTDEHGDYSDDYDYQSMPTEPRYSINHARVDAGGTGGLAEPGAFTRRMSFDYGDEGDVALSQGADVYRSGSESSDRGDHREFFFHPGMRPLPPAPVEPMNNATVAPHLMPAGTYRRQEPIDPPSRTQLAQAYTPDSYEQAMPSPTQVPRSTSLSTHPIGPRTDPPIRSKTDADRIKYKQQQELIRQSQFGGLRADAFPQDSDPALLDLPTIPAARRKKFNPAKLSSDHFKRCAEPWALSAVVAWIREMGEGETDLKEHAIVDAIVALFTHKVPTMNIADAETLAARVVKNMLAEEALIKDEEWVKFGNGTLSGVLFQITGTGCYSSRLHEQETEVFGRCYSHHCMRTLKKVNLKAQMMEPQKKIEDWVTFYKVPKEVWESYPKKEIDRQNNLHEIVTTEDAYIGQLDILRELYRDQLAAIQPSIITPKRLNKFLADVFGRVDSVKRANEDFLLAQLKYRQKEQGPFIVGFSDIFREWIRKAKATYVEYAGTFPYANFLVRRESERNVHFRQFLNQARDHKSSQRLSWDTYLKAPITRIQRYTLLLSTIYKNTVKDSEEKSNLAQAIEEIKQVALECDNKVGEMSKKVDLVELSTKLQLRPEMKKEVELNLEHLGREIIFRGDLQRPGTRTRFLVDTHAILFDHYFVLAKSVTARDSSRTAKFEYFDISKLPIPMDLLVLESTNDDPVVKSSVRGVSTVTPPHAARANTMGPNPLAHTNSTNSLVPSTVLESPKDDKILYPFKIKHLGKNGTYTLYAFSAQNRAEWCDMITEAKTKHAAALYAQNAEPFRLRVLADTAFANSDHHAGSKSVTIEGTPLDRAIKSVEEKYAGPGPRPLPICKTNVNCATVFQQPPGRMMCAIGTDNGVYLSEYNDPRGWVRTIPIGRVTQIAVFEEFNAFLLISDRSLIAYHLDVVCPANGVSQPPNESARRAPQKLSGREVGFFAAGRMKDRLLIMYKKRDGLSSTFKVLEPVLQKSSSSKHRFFTHIHARRSQTEFFREYDEFYIPAESYAINMFHSSLAISTHRGIEILTIDKKQTWSVPDFRSEQPDTQAYLSSIAQRIKDLRPLGMFRLSDSEFLVAYAECAVYVNKHGDVSRSVVMEFVGRAHTACLYGKFLILFNEDFVEVRNAMNGRLRQVIPGHNVVCLDDGSSLPGSGAGMGMGMPAAGLGSGLMIGASGAMMGHTVKICMQHPEYERGQLVLELVENEGQKD
- a CDS encoding uncharacterized protein (BUSCO:EOG09260K4B;~COG:I;~EggNog:ENOG410PIGF;~InterPro:IPR011992,IPR035969,IPR000195;~PFAM:PF00566) is translated as MMQWSSIVSKAQSLIDPANFSLPALTSTDRNPSKSSLFRQQFRLPDSQNPLQEITAELILPIPHGSANRDRSRDFDRAGNRYVGRLHISERFLCFSTQPTSFVPSAAPSASTNWAGQTHGTGPFGNGFTLPLCCIRRVERLNSLSHVFSLALTTWNGALGKTQEPNFVPQRFTIELVGSRQACERFCDGLKKGLRECMKDIESLRMVVNDCYSEYLLSGAKSKTQDESNPAEVRQPPDAGLGMIFRYPGDARKLRDRSKMRLWGEYFRENGRNVTLVRQPTFHKLIRVGLPNRLRGEIWELTSGSVYLRMRSPKLYQETLAKFSGQESLAIDEIEKDLNRSLPEYPGFQSEEGIGRLRRVLTAYSWTNAEIGYCQAMNIVVAALLIYMSEAQAFFLLSVLCDRLVPGYYSTTMYGTLLDQKVFESLVEKTMPILWDHLGKSDVQLSVVSLPWFLSLYINSMPLVFAFRVLDVFFLEGPKVLFQIGLAILRINGEELLDVQDDGSFISVLKSYFSRLDESAHPRSENPKLRAITRFQELMVVAFKEFSGITHSTVTELREKHKNAVLENIESFAKRTSIRNLGPESKRLSMDDLGVIYDRFYEVLYDRQQKKRVIDEEKKRQEKKKIERTSVLGPPVDREVGRVGLGPSPTHMDYAAFQDFLAATCRWAVSDSSGPSRKGSTAEPNYMGFRGFNRSSSSLNKPDPADHEFMQRLYRKWATDPSEGLSLQNVVNGLARLKGPRDIMNNINYFFNLYDDTGNGTVDREGILRISETLLFLSRRGFEGTVAPSQPLEELNGGHDAEQIDNDKLSTEERFLGSVSSFIRRCFEYADPSHPENVKATAERADEAADKLGSFSIGEDEEDLIDVGGNPNRDSATDTPEPEKDDQEARNRAASESANLALDPNNPLHITLPTFRMVILADELLEQFFDSFFPTSFHLFDHPSHPASIASSSLSSNLTTFSNLNIPKPQFSASSSVSVAGASGGIVPPGKGLRGVLDNIVSDGIRMAAEVKKRMDEAQRDLERSAVHREDEDDEEDEEDEHHHLRGSETTPSPAIVGGISSWGAGAYGADPERRSVREADRDLLEGAEVVSVRGKDEASLLDSDDKQEEQGAKAEKTESHAQGSNGGSPKGSESPSAEHGTVVSKVVEFES